The following proteins come from a genomic window of Lolium rigidum isolate FL_2022 chromosome 5, APGP_CSIRO_Lrig_0.1, whole genome shotgun sequence:
- the LOC124654756 gene encoding serine/threonine-protein kinase BLUS1-like codes for MADDAGAGGQSKYPLNPESYRLLCKIGSGVSAVVYKAACLPLGSAPVAIKAIDLERSRANLEDVWREAKAMALLSHANVLRAHCSFTVGSHLWVVMPFMAAGSLHSILAHGFPDGLPEPCIAVVLKETLRALCYLHEQGRIHRDIKAGNVLVDSDGSVKLADFGVSASIYETPPAAASSLSGPLTHAPQVVLGSSSYFSEMAGTPYWMAPEVIHSHVGYGIKADIWSFGITALELAHGRPPLSHLPPSKSMLLRVTSRVRLEDAENSKKKKFSKAFKDMVSSCLCQEPAKRPSAEKLLRHPFFKGCRSKDYLVRTVLSGVPSIEERCLQDVTSFCGCTAGGARCVSPCHGQASIVKNRRMSGWNFSAKEDVESFEELDLNDTAARRFHPFDDKYPVLEPTCEGGAGEDGDKGMPQSECDDQENEEGFGVKGVVVPHLMTILGSLELQKRMLAQELEGTCYHLDGNCCRDTTAREKMLLAYVRQLEERVEELTLEVEEEITRNAHLEELLHEKAT; via the coding sequence ATGGCAGACGACGCGGGTGCTGGCGGCCAATCCAAGTACCCGCTCAACCCGGAGTCCTACCGTCTTCTCTGCAAGATCGGCAGCGGCGTGAGCGCCGTGGTGTACAAGGCCGCATGCCTGCCGCTCGGGTCGGCGCCGGTGGCCATCAAGGCCATCGACCTGGAGCGCTCCCGCGCCAACCTCGAGGACGTGTGGCGTGAGGCCAAGGCCATGGCGCTCCTGTCGCACGCCAACGTGCTGCGCGCGCACTGCTCCTTCACGGTCGGCAGCCACCTGTGGGTGGTCATGCCGTTCATGGCCGCCGGCTCACTGCACTCCATCCTGGCCCACGGGTTCCCCGACGGCCTCCCGGAGCCGTGCATCGCGGTGGTGCTCAAGGAGACCCTTCGCGCGCTGTGCTACCTCCACGAGCAGGGTCGGATCCACCGCGACATCAAGGCCGGGAACGTGCTGGTGGACTCGGACGGCTCCGTGAAGCTCGCCGACTTCGGCGTGTCCGCGTCCATCTACGAGAccccgccggcggcggcatcctcgCTGTCAGGGCCACTGACCCACGCCCCGCAGGTTGTGCTCGGCTCATCCTCCTACTTCAGCGAGATGGCAGGGACGCCGTACTGGATGGCGCCGGAGGTCATCCACTCGCACGTCGGGTACGGCATCAAGGCGGACATCTGGTCGTTCGGCATCACGGCCCTCGAGCTCGCGCACGGGCGGCCGCCGCTCTCCCACCTGCCGCCGTCCAAGTCGATGCTGCTGAGGGTCACGAGCCGCGTCCGGCTGGAGGACGCGGAGaactcgaagaagaagaagttctCCAAGGCGTTCAAGGACATGGTGTCCTCCTGCCTCTGCCAGGAGCCGGCCAAGCGGCCGTCGGCGGAGAAGCTGCTCCGGCACCCCTTCTTCAAGGGCTGCCGCTCCAAGGACTACCTCGTCCGCACCGTGCTCAGCGGCGTGCCGAGCATCGAGGAGCGGTGCCTGCAGGACGTCACGAGCTTCTGCGGCTGTACCGCAGGGGGCGCGCGGTGCGTGTCGCCGTGCCACGGCCAGGCAAGCATCGTCAAGAACCGCCGCATGAGTGGCTGGAACTTCAGCGCAAAGGAAGATGTGGAGAGCTTCGAGGAGCTCGATCTGAACGACACGGCAGCACGGCGGTTCCATCCGTTTGATGACAAATATCCCGTGCTCGAGCCAACTTGCGAAGGCGGCGCCGGAGAGGATGGAGACAAGGGCATGCCGCAAAGTGAATGTGATGATCAAGAAAACGAGGAGGGGTTTGGCGTGAAAGGTGTGGTGGTGCCACATCTGATGACTATCTTGGGGAGCCTCGAGCTGCAGAAAAGGATGCTGGCGCAGGAACTAGAGGGTACCTGCTATCACCTCGACGGCAATTGCTGCCGCGACACGACGGCGAGGGAGAAGATGCTACTCGCGTACGTGCGCCAGCTCGAGGAGAGGGTGGAAGAACTGAccttggaggtggaggaggaaatcACCAGGAATGCCCACCTGGAGGAGCTTCTGCACGAGAAGGCTACCTGA